The Arabidopsis thaliana chromosome 5, partial sequence genomic interval ATATgtgagatttttaaaaagcgTGAACTTTCCCcaatcttcatttttttgaatttttcgcATTCGTATAAGTTGGAGAATTGATagatttattctttttattataaaagagATTGTTGCCCGCTTGGACTCGGAAGGAAACCAGAGGAGATTTATAGTTTCTCGCGCCATCAACATCAATCatcaaaaccctagtttctcGGCGCCATGGTTCCCGAAAATGATATAGTAGAAGGtctgctatatatatatctggaGGCTGCAGTAACTTATACGAATTGGCATATGCTACTTaaattttctatcttttgttgtttattgaaGTGATGGTAGCCTTATGTAACTATATACCCACATGATACTATACCCACATGAGGAGTTATGTAACTATGTAACTATATACCCACATGATACATGTGACTCGTCTTGAGCATCATATTAGAGAGGAGTTAAATTAAACAGCTCCCCGCACCATGGTGGTGCTGAATCCTCTTAAGGTGGTTATCACCAATTTTTGGAAGCAGACAAAGTTATGGAGCTTGATGCTAAAAGATGGCCTGATGCTCCGAATGATGATCCCTCAGCATTCTACAAGGTGAAATAAGTTTCACAAAGTACGAATTTCTTACACATAGTGGAACATTTACCTCTTTTGCTgatccttttttttggttgggttGTTGATCTAGGTTCCGCTCTCTAGAGTTATATACATGGAGCAATCTGACTTCCAAAATGAGGATTCGAAAAATTATTATGGACTTGCCCCTGGTAAATCAGTCTTGCTTCGGTACGAACCACACACTTATCCTTTATCATCATTACTTTTGGCATTGAATTTGATTCATCTGTGACTCATTGAACTTTCTGCTGTTTGCAGATACACTTTCCCAATCAAGTGCACCAACGTTGTCTTTGCTGATGACACTAAAACTGTTTGTGAGATTTATGTGGAGTATGATCccgagaagaagataaagccAAAGGTCCATTCTTTAACCATCTCAATACATTCTGCAGTTGTGCGGCACTTGTTAATCGTTTCTTTTATTTGCAGGGTGTTCTACACTGGGTCCCTGAATATTCACCAGGAAAAGAGCCAACTAAGGTTGAAGTCTGTTCATTTGAGAACCTCTTTAACTCCGAGGTAATTGTTGTCTCGCTTTTGTTGTATTGTACTTCCTGAGTAACAAAGATTTTCCCTGAGCTAAGACAATTTCTTTTACCATAACAGAACCCAGCTGAACTCAATGATGATTGGCTCACTGACATTAACCCCCAACTCCAAAGTGGTAGTTTCTAATGCCTATGCTCGTTCAACCATTAAATAAACACTGACACCGTTGAATGTGATGAATTAGGTTATTACACGGTTGACAAAGACTCTATCCCGGGAAAGCTTGTGTTTAACCGGACGGTCACACTCAAAGATGGCTACAAGAAAGGTGGGAAATAGAAACACTCACACCAAACATATGAACATGTGCTGGTCAAAAACTCCTTAAAACCCCTAATAGAGTTAAATAATGGAGAATGGAATATTGGTAGAAAGGCACATTGTGGCAACAAATagaataaattttggtttggttcgatATAGGTGGTTCAGATATCTCGGTATTCTTTTAAGATTGAAACTAAACTCAATTGGTTTATAAACTTCTGATGCTAAAACTTGTGACCAACTCTTCCTTTTGGATTATTTACTTTGGTGTTTggttgctttttctttttcagtaaCGGAAAATTGCATTGAGTGCACTTGAATCTTtaacttataaaataaatactcCGACCATTACATCATCttgaattgttttattttattttattttatgattgcTTTTTTCCTGCAAAAGATCATTGTGGTTAATGGTTATGTTAATAGTTCAAAAGAATTCGAACCCCGTAGAATTCGCAAGGAATTTATGgtacatttattttcttcctttcaaCTTTATTCATGGCTACAGAACATATATTTCCCCataatttaaaagtataaTCTTGAAATCCATATAAATGAAACTTCCCacaaatagataaataaaataagcaTTGATGGGAAACCACAGTTCACGAGAAGAGTGTTTGTCCCTACCACAAAGCAACAAGAAAGGATTATAAGAGAGGAGTCACGGGCACTGAAAGACAACATCAAATTCATAGAATAAAAAGCCACCTTAATTAGTTAGTTGTGCACGAAACTATTcacaacacaaaatttaaatgtgCACCTCTCAGTGGACTCTCATCATTCATCACTCGTCACCAATTCGCCGTTGCAATATTTTATCTTCACTTCCACATTtcataaatagtttttgttgGTGGCAGCATGCGACTTTGGTACGCAGCAGTGCAAGCAACTAAAAATAATGCTATCCACAGTGAATATTTTATCCCGCATTAAACTAATATGTTATCGTTTATTTCCATCATTTAAAAGCCATATCAAATGTATACTCGTGAACATAATCAAAGTATTTTGTGGTATAGCACTTGTCGTGTTAGTGCATTAGGTATTTAGTAAATTGCATTGTATATGTATTAATGTACTTATGTAAATATGtgttgaacaaaaaatttgtgCACATCTAATTAACGTCCTAAGTAAATATATGCATCCCACAAAATTATGTATTTCAGTTTTATACCATCAATGTATCCAACTACATCCACATCCACATCCACGTCCGTTTGCCAATTAAACAGAATTAACTCCATGTGGAGAAGTGGAGTCTAACTCCAACGTCCAAAAAGAGAGCTAGACGGTCGTGACCACTAACATAGGCGCTCTTCCGCAGGTAACCCATGTgtttaaccaaagaaaagtGCTCAAATTAAATCGCATTTTAGGTTATATGAAAGTGTCAAAACGCATGAAAGtccaaaaaaagttatatatatccaaatatctttttatttttattttactatattttcGTTCTAACTTAGTTTTTGCTCATGTTCAACACCTCTCTCCTATTTGATGACTAAATAGAGCATAAAATTGAATTCACATATGGTATAAGTCGTGTCTCGTGATTAAttagcttttgtttctcagtgtaataaacaagaaataaGCACCACATCAATGTGGGTTgggtttcttttcttttttgtgggTTGGTTCCTTGTCTTTATATTTGGCATTTAGCTAGGCTTCTCATTCTACGTGGATGTGAGTGGAACCGCCCCGTGACCTCTTCCCTTCTGTCTCTTTTCACCTAATTCCCTTACCAAAGTGCCAAACACTCGACCGCATCTAACAACATCCAcacacatttatatatatacacatacatattGAGAATTCACATAgccatatatttttttggtcgtACTTTGTATCTTtggcaaaacacaaaaaacaaaaacaaaaaaactccttatatttttgtatttgatgCTAATTGTCGTATAGATGCCCAAACTCAATTCAACCCAAGCTCCCAATTtattccttctccttctcgtTATCCTTCTTTGTTCAACGCAAACACAATGCCACACCAAAGGTCTCCGATTACGACCAAGAAACCAGAAGAATATGAACACGACGAGTGATCGGACACAAAACCCGGAAGATGAGTTCATGAAATGGGTGAGATTCGTTGGAAGCCTTAAACACTCAGTGTTCAAGGCAGCCAAGAACAAACTCTTCCCTTCTTATACATTAACTGTCCACAAGAAATCCAATAAAGGTGACTTCACTAAAATCCAAGACGCCATTGATTCTCTCCCTCTCATCAACTTTGTTCGTGTCGTCATCAAAGTTCATGCCGGAGTTTACAAGTAAGCACAAGTACTCTTTCTTCCATTACattatttttacataattaacaGCTCTGATCTATATCATGTAATTAGTGGTGTAATTACATTATAAtgatcaaaacatattttaatattaacatatttaaaaaaaataaaaataaaaataaaaaatactatcCTCCTTCGTTTTCAACATTTCGTCATTATTTTCCAAccacacatttttttggtaatgagGTATATATAGAGGACATGATATTTATTAGGTTGATCTTGcagatatataattaaacaaaaaaaatagtgttttGTACAGTTTGCAAACTGATGAATTCCGAATTGGTACCACATCtttagatatattttcattttttatttcaatgtGGGGATGCAAGTATGTATATTCCAACAGCCATGATCAACCGTAGATTCTAGAgttttgtctatatatattttgcagttttgcaatttgttttcattctaTTAAAGTAGTATGGGGATTCCATATTTCCATATCTTTTTTGTTCGTCCTTCCCTGCATTTGCATGAGccaaaattaattatgaaattgaaagagaGTCTAAAAACGTATTGCCAATAGAAAAAAGGTAGCAATCAATGATCTCTCCCTTGGAATCAACACTATATGATCACGTGAACTCAGAATTTTGTAAGCTGGATGTATTATGAATATAATCTTTAGAAATTTGACTTTTATAGTGACATTTTGGGCCTTTGCGAGTTATAAAGCGCATAAGTGGTCCACATACGCTTCACGCTTACTGTCcatttaattttagattttatgcgAACTATTTCGTACTATAGCTAAGACTAAGAACTATacaaatttgagaaaattaataatactaATGAAAAAATGTGGGAAAATGTGTCTAGGGAGAAGGTGAGCATACCCCCACTGAAGGCATTTATAACAatagaaggagaaggagcagaGAAGACAACAGTGGAATGGGGAGACACAGCACAAACCCCTGACTCAAAAGGCAACCCCATGGGCACTTACAACTCGGCCTCGTTCGCGGTCAACTCTCCTTTCTTTGTCGCTAAGAATATCACATTCAGGGTATATAACTTATTAACATATACACTAGTTGTCTTAAAATTTAATTGGACGTATAAGTTTTATATCCATCTTAGCGATCTTATATGTATGTAGAACACGACCCCAGTCCCCTTGCCCGGTGCAGTTGGTAAACAGGCGGTAGCATTGAGGGTGTCGGCAGACAATGCCGCGTTTTTTGGGTGTAGAATGCTTGGTGCTCAAGACACTCTCTATGACCATTTGGGAAGACATTATTACAAAGATTGTTACATTGAGGGATCAGTGGACTTCATCTTTGGAAATGCCCTTTCTCTTTATGAAGTAAGCATTCTCACTTAGAATACTATTTAAAGTTAGAACTTTTAGTTTGGTCCTTGCTCTAACAAAAGTGGTGTTTAGGGGTGCCACGTGCATGCGATAGCGGATAAGCTAGGAGCAGTGACGGCACAGGGGAGGAGCAGTGTTCTAGAGGACACCGGATTCTCGTTCGTAAAGTGTAAGGTGACAGGGACAGGGGTTTTGTATCTTGGGAGGGCATGGGGTCCCTTCTCAAGAGTCGTTTTT includes:
- a CDS encoding Ribosomal protein L25/Gln-tRNA synthetase, anti-codon-binding domain-containing protein (Ribosomal protein L25/Gln-tRNA synthetase, anti-codon-binding domain; FUNCTIONS IN: ligase activity, forming aminoacyl-tRNA and related compounds, glutamine-tRNA ligase activity, aminoacyl-tRNA ligase activity, nucleotide binding, ATP binding; INVOLVED IN: glutaminyl-tRNA aminoacylation, glutamyl-tRNA aminoacylation, translation, tRNA aminoacylation, tRNA aminoacylation for protein translation; LOCATED IN: cytoplasm; EXPRESSED IN: 6 plant structures; EXPRESSED DURING: LP.06 six leaves visible, 4 anthesis, petal differentiation and expansion stage, LP.08 eight leaves visible, D bilateral stage; CONTAINS InterPro DOMAIN/s: Glutamyl/glutaminyl-tRNA synthetase, class Ic (InterPro:IPR000924), Ribosomal protein L25/Gln-tRNA synthetase, beta-barrel domain (InterPro:IPR020056), Ribosomal protein L25/Gln-tRNA synthetase, anti-codon-binding domain (InterPro:IPR011035), Glutaminyl-tRNA synthetase, class Ic (InterPro:IPR004514), Glutamyl/glutaminyl-tRNA synthetase, class Ic, anti-codon binding domain (InterPro:IPR020059); BEST Arabidopsis thaliana protein match is: glutamine-tRNA ligase, putative / glutaminyl-tRNA synthetase, putative / GlnRS, putative (TAIR:AT1G25350.1); Has 1807 Blast hits to 1807 proteins in 277 species: Archae - 0; Bacteria - 0; Metazoa - 736; Fungi - 347; Plants - 385; Viruses - 0; Other Eukaryotes - 339 (source: NCBI BLink).); amino-acid sequence: MELDAKRWPDAPNDDPSAFYKVPLSRVIYMEQSDFQNEDSKNYYGLAPGKSVLLRYTFPIKCTNVVFADDTKTVCEIYVEYDPEKKIKPKGVLHWVPEYSPGKEPTKVEVCSFENLFNSENPAELNDDWLTDINPQLQSGYYTVDKDSIPGKLVFNRTVTLKDGYKKGGK
- a CDS encoding Pectin lyase-like superfamily protein (Pectin lyase-like superfamily protein; FUNCTIONS IN: pectinesterase activity; INVOLVED IN: cell wall modification; LOCATED IN: cell wall, plant-type cell wall, cytoplasm; EXPRESSED IN: 17 plant structures; EXPRESSED DURING: 8 growth stages; CONTAINS InterPro DOMAIN/s: Pectinesterase, active site (InterPro:IPR018040), Pectin lyase fold/virulence factor (InterPro:IPR011050), Pectinesterase, catalytic (InterPro:IPR000070), Pectin lyase fold (InterPro:IPR012334); BEST Arabidopsis thaliana protein match is: Pectin lyase-like superfamily protein (TAIR:AT2G36710.1); Has 1807 Blast hits to 1807 proteins in 277 species: Archae - 0; Bacteria - 0; Metazoa - 736; Fungi - 347; Plants - 385; Viruses - 0; Other Eukaryotes - 339 (source: NCBI BLink).), giving the protein MPKLNSTQAPNLFLLLLVILLCSTQTQCHTKGLRLRPRNQKNMNTTSDRTQNPEDEFMKWVRFVGSLKHSVFKAAKNKLFPSYTLTVHKKSNKGDFTKIQDAIDSLPLINFVRVVIKVHAGVYKEKVSIPPLKAFITIEGEGAEKTTVEWGDTAQTPDSKGNPMGTYNSASFAVNSPFFVAKNITFRNTTPVPLPGAVGKQAVALRVSADNAAFFGCRMLGAQDTLYDHLGRHYYKDCYIEGSVDFIFGNALSLYEGCHVHAIADKLGAVTAQGRSSVLEDTGFSFVKCKVTGTGVLYLGRAWGPFSRVVFAYTYMDNIILPRGWYNWGDPSREMTVFYGQYKCTGAGANYGGRVAWARELTDEEAKPFLSLTFIDGSEWIKL